A window of the Henckelia pumila isolate YLH828 chromosome 3, ASM3356847v2, whole genome shotgun sequence genome harbors these coding sequences:
- the LOC140890009 gene encoding uncharacterized protein encodes MAKAIPRIGSRRNVRSGSRKSARRIPKGVIHVQASFNNTIVTVTDVRGRVVSWSSAGTCGFKGTRRGTPFAAQTAAANVIRTVVDQGMQRAEVMIKGPGLGRDAALRAIRRSAPHEKISVALNDDDDVRNMINLHMCLKLSIIHLKASRKIDQSRGSKNVIGKCNLIHCCGEDNLKSRGHPNADSPWVANLVKAKLRGEPSYRPCTMVKDIQRDYGVELDYHKVWMDKEIAMHDIHGTENGSYDKLRWYCHAVKETNPGSFVGCEIDPMTKKFQRLFICFHACLVGFTSGCRPLLFLDGCHIKNKYKGSLLVAVTKDANDDLFTLANSGLIKAIHSMFPGSHHAYCLRHIVDNFVKLVLRKYPFRNKRHWSLVLKKAAYAPSRHEFDEHINQITESMPLAIEFIVNSSPENWANALFLGKRWGIINNNMAESWNNWVKAARYLPIVSLVDHIRIQIMTMMHQRRESSLKMVQELSPRKEKDVSLACSKSRTLKVHRSSGSRFEVVDMDKTFAIDLNLLSCSCRAWQIYGLPCKHACACIESKSLSVYRFCDDFFKMERYRQSYKGVINPIPTFDMYEGYIDEGDIIYAPTVRSQPGRRKTQRIPSQVEHHVTKCKRCGRTGHNRRTCKEAVN; translated from the exons ATGGCAAAAGCTATACCGAGAATTGGTTCACGTAGGAATGTACGTAGTGGTTCACGTAAGAGTGCACGTAGAATACCAAAGGGAGTTATTCATGTTCAAGCAAGTTTCAATAATACCATTGTCACGGTTACAGATGTACGGGGTCGAGTAGTTTCCTGGTCCTCCGCCGGTACTTGTGGATTCAAGGGTACGAGAAGAGGGACACCTTTTGCCGCTCAAACTGCAGCAGCAAATGTTATTCGTACAGTAGTTGATCAAGGTATGCAACGAGCAGAAGTCATGATAAAGGGTCCCGGTCTCGGAAGAGACGCAGCATTACGCGCTATTCGTAGAAGTG CTCCCCATGAAAAGATTTCTGTCGCTCTGAATGACGACGATGATGTTCGAAACATGATAAATCTTCATATGTGTTTGAAACTGAGCATAATTCATTTGAAGGCATCGAGAAAAATCGACCAGAGTCGGGGCAGTAAAAATGTCATTGG AAAATGCAACCTGATCCATTGTTGTGGTGAGGATAATTTGAAGTCCAGAGGGCATCCGAACGCTGATTCACCTTGGGTAGCTAATTTGGTGAAAGCGAAGTTGAGAGGGGAGCCATCATATCGTCCATGTACAATGGTAAAAGACATACAAAGAGACTATGGAGTGGAACTTGACTATCACAAAGTTTGGATGGACAAAGAAATAGCGATGCATGATATTCATGGGACTGAGAATGGGTCATATGATAAGTTGCGATGGTATTGTCATGCTGTTAAAGAAACAAATCCTGGAAGTTTTGTTGGATGTGAAATTGATCCTATGACTAAAAAATTTCAACGACTTTTCATTTGTTTTCATGCTTGTCTTGTTGGTTTCACTAGTGGATGTCGGCCGTTATTATTTTTGGATGGGTGTCATATTAAAAATAAGTACAAAGGAAGTCTTCTAGTCGCTGTCACCAAGGATGCTAATGATGATCTTTTCACATTAGC AAATTCGGGGTTGATCAAGGCAATCCACTCTATGTTTCCTGGTAGTCACCATGCTTACTGCCTCAGACATATTGTAGATAATTTTGTCAAACTG GTGTTGCGAAAGTATCCATTCCGTAACAAAAGACATTGGTCTTTGGTGTTGAAGAAAGCAGCATATGCTCCATCTAGGCATGAATTTGATGAACATATAAATCAGATAACTGAGTCCATGCCACTTGCTATAGAATTTATTGTGAATTCTTCACCAGAAAATTGGGCAAATGCTTTGTTTTTGGGTAAGCGATGGGGTATAATCAACAATAACATGGCTGAGAGTTGGAACAATTGGGTAAAAGCTGCTCGGTATTTACCTATTGTTTCTTTGGTAGACCATATACGTATCCAAATTATGACCATGATGCACCAAAGACGAGAATCATCACTTAAGATGGTCCAAGAATTAAGCCCTAGAAAAGAGAAGGATGTTTCACTCGCATGTAGTAAATCTCGTACCTTGAAGGTTCATAGATCAAGTGGATCAAGGTTTGAGGTGGTGGATATGGATAAAACTTTTGCCATTGATTTGAATTTGTTGAGTTGTTCATGTCGAGCTTGGCAAATTTATGGGCTTCCATGTAAGCATGCTTGTGCCTGTATAGAATCCAAGTCCTTGTCGGTGTATCGATTTTGTGATGATTTTTTCAAAATGGAAAGGTATCGACAATCATACAAAGGTGTaatcaatccaattccaacctTCGACATGTACGAAGGATATATCGATGAAGGAGATATAATTTATGCTCCTACAGTGCGCAGTCAACCAGGACGTAGAAAGACTCAGAGGATTCCTTCTCAAGTTGAACATCATGTGACAAAGTGTAAGAGGTGTGGTAGGACAGGACACAACAGAAGAACTTGTAAAGAAGCCGTCAACTAA